A window of Palaemon carinicauda isolate YSFRI2023 chromosome 27, ASM3689809v2, whole genome shotgun sequence contains these coding sequences:
- the LOC137620824 gene encoding uncharacterized protein, giving the protein MGGSKSQLFWVETGVNQGCVLAPVIFNIYSTAVTLLSHQQVNEEDQLKRILRLTWQDKVPHSEILHRSNLLSIESTLAEKQLRWIGHVIHMPEHRLPRQVLYSQLPEAWLNPGCQKKRYKNNIKATLKKCNIQPEHLEMNASDSPLWRTLCKAGVNQFEDTRNQGNITQSITSVDPGPFQPHTPATMKAFVVCALLSLVAADKRPSNGYGAPPSNGYGPPRNSYGVDKEIAALAENIPGGGVPGQDYPILASVPDTRFSCDAQNVPGYYADTDRQAGCQVFHICQDRPNRRRQQDSFLCPNGTIFNQQYLVCDWWFNFNCADAQDFYSVNELIGVVAYDPYGKHTNGNGNGNNGYGSNGNGNNGHGSNGNGNGYGAPPSLSNSYGAPF; this is encoded by the exons atgggtggtagtaaatcacaacttttctgggtagaaactggagtaaatcAAGGATGCGTCCTGGCTCCAGTAATATTCAACATCTACtccactgcagtcaccctcctgagccaccaacaagtcaacgaagaagatcaattgaaa cgtatattaaggctcacatggcaagacaaagtacctcattctgaaattctccatcGTTCAAACCTGCtcagtatagaatccacattggcagaaaaacaactcaggtggatcggccatgTCATCcatatgccagaacatcgccttcctcgccaggtcctctacagtcagctccctgaagcttgGCTTAATCCAGGgtgtcagaaaaagaggtacaagaacaacatcaaagctacgctcaagaagtgcaacatacaacctgaacacctagaaatgaacgcctctgacagtcCACTATGGCGCACACtatgtaaagctggagtcaatcaatttgaagacacccggaaccag GGAAATATCACTCAGTCGATCACCTCTGTAGATCCTGGTCCATTCCAGCCACATACACCAGCAACCATGAAGGCCTTTGTAGTGTGTG CTCTTCTTAGCCTTGTAGCTGCAGACAAACGCCCAAGCAATGGATATGGAGCTCCACCAAGCAATGGCTATGGACCACCAAGGAACTCCTACGGTGTAGATAAGGAAATTGCTGCTTTGGCAGAGAATATTCCCGGCGGTGGAGTTCCTGGTCAAGACTACCCTATCTTGGCCTCCGTCCCTGATACTCGTTTCTCCTGTGATGCTCAGAATGTACCTGGTTATTATGCCGACACTGACCGTCAGGCTggctgccaggtcttccacatctgccaggaCAGGCCCAATAGACGCCGTCAGCAGGACTCTTTCCTCTGCCCCAACGGCACCATCTTCAACCAACAGTATCTTGTTTGTGATTGGTGGTTCAACTTCAACTGTGCTGATGCTCAAGACTTCTATTCAGTCAACGAACTCATTGGGGTTGTTGCCTATGACCCTTATGGTAAACATACCAATGGCAACGGTAACGGGAATAATGGTTACGGATCTAATGGTAATGGCAATAACGGCCACGGTTCAAATGGCAACGGAAATGGATATGGAGCTCCACCATCACTTTCTAACTCCTATGGTGCACCTTTCTAA
- the LOC137620825 gene encoding pro-resilin-like, producing the protein MNNTTYLYLDIFLTALLSIVAADRRPPSNGYGAPPAPPSNGYGAPPSNGYGPPKNSYGVDPLAALAENIPGGGVPGVDYPVLAFVPDTGFDCNAQNVPGYYADTARDAGCQVFHICQDRPNGRRQQDSFLCPNGTIFNQQYLVCDWWFNFDCADAEDFYSVNELIGVVPYDPYGKHSNGNGNNGYGSNSNGNGNNGYGSNGNGKKNGNGKRNGSKKGNGYGSNGNGAGAAPSNGYGAPAAPSNGYGAPPAPSNGYGAPAAPSNGYGAPAPPSNGYGAPPSNAYDAPF; encoded by the coding sequence atgaataacaCAACGTATTTATACCTAGATATATTTCTTACAGCTCTTCTCAGCATTGTAGCTGCCGACAGGCGTCCTCCTTCCAATGGGTATGGAGCCCCTCCAGCTCCTCCAAGTAATGGATATGGAGCTCCTCCAAGCAACGGCTATGGACCACCCAAGAACTCTTATGGGGTAGATCCCCTTGCTGCCTTGGCAGAAAACATCCCTGGAGGCGGTGTTCCAGGAGTAGATTATCCTGTCTTAGCTTTCGTTCCTGATACTGGATTCGACTGCAATGCCCAGAATGTCCCTGGATATTATGCCGACACTGCCCGTGATGCAGGTtgccaggtcttccacatctgccaggaCAGACCCAATGGACGCCGCCAGCAGGActccttcctctgccccaacggaACCATCTTCAACCAACAGTACCTCGTCTGTGATTGGTGGTTCAACTTCGACTGCGCTGATGCTGAAGACTTCTACTCTGTCAACGAACTCATTGGGGTTGTTCCCTATGACCCTTATGGTAAACACAGCAACGGTAATGGAAATAATGGTTACGGATCAAACAGCAACGGTAATGGAAATAACGGCTACGGTTCAAATGGAAATGGCAAGAAGAATGGAAATGGAAAAAGAAATGGTAGCAAAAAAGGTAATGGTTATGGTTCCAATGGTAATGGAGCAGGTGCTGCTCCCAGTAATGGTTATGGAGCCCCAGCTGCTCCTAGCAATGGTTATGGAGCCCCCCCTGCTCCTAGCAATGGTTATGGAGCCCCTGCCGCTCCTAGCAATGGTTATGGAGCCCCAGCTCCTCCTAGCAATGGTTATGGAGCTCCACCATCAAACGCCTATGATGCACCTTTCTAA
- the LOC137621115 gene encoding pro-resilin-like, whose translation MKAFVVCALLSLVAADKRPSNGYGAPPSNGYGPPRNSYGVDKEIAALAENIPGGGVPGQDYPILASVPDTRFSCDAQNVPGYYADTDRQARCQVFHICQDRPNGRRQQDSFLCPNGTIFNQQYLVCDWWFNFDCADAQDFYSVNELIGVVAYDPYGKHTNGNGNGNNGYGSNGNGNNGHGSNGNGNGYGAPPSLSNSYGAPF comes from the exons ATGAAGGCCTTTGTAGTGTGTG CTCTTCTTAGCCTTGTAGCTGCAGACAAACGCCCAAGCAATGGATATGGAGCTCCACCAAGCAATGGCTATGGACCACCAAGGAACTCCTACGGTGTAGATAAGGAAATTGCTGCTTTGGCAGAGAATATTCCCGGCGGTGGAGTTCCTGGTCAAGACTACCCTATCTTGGCCTCCGTCCCTGATACTCGTTTCTCCTGCGATGCTCAGAATGTACCTGGTTATTATGCCGACACTGACCGTCAGGCTCgctgccaggtcttccacatctgccaggaCAGGCCCAATGGACGCCGTCAGCAGGACTCTTTCCTCTGCCCCAACGGAACCATCTTCAACCAACAGTATCTTGTTTGTGATTGGTGGTTCAACTTCGACTGTGCTGATGCTCAAGACTTCTATTCAGTCAACGAACTCATTGGGGTTGTCGCCTATGACCCTTATGGTAAACATACCAATGGCAACGGTAATGGAAATAATGGTTATGGATCTAATGGTAATGGCAATAACGGCCACGGTTCAAATGGCAACGGAAATGGATATGGAGCTCCACCATCACTTTCAAACTCCTATGGTGCACCTTTCTAA